In Macadamia integrifolia cultivar HAES 741 chromosome 1, SCU_Mint_v3, whole genome shotgun sequence, a single window of DNA contains:
- the LOC122066244 gene encoding nuclear transcription factor Y subunit B-1-like, protein MTGRGEQKNQIRSPQSESESGTMAHESILDSSKDQDQFLPIANVSRIMKKSLPTNAKISKEAKETVQECASEFISFITGEASDKCQREKRKTINGDDLLWAMTTLGFENYLRPLKVYLNKYRETEGEKNIMGRQGDQEANSSSSTSQLVPTDQRNLQDFNSGFNKFGDEGKVIRYG, encoded by the coding sequence atgaCAGGAAGAGGAGAACAGAAAAACCAAATCAGGAGCCCTCAATCAGAATCCGAGTCTGGTACCATGGCTCATGAGAGCATCTTAGACTCCTCTAAAGACCAAGATCAATTCCTCCCCATAGCTAATGTTAGCCGTATCATGAAGAAATCACTTCCAACAAACGCGAAGATATCGAAAGAAGCGAAGGAGACTGTCCAAGAATGTGCTTCAGAGTTCATCAGCTTCATTACAGGTGAAGCCTCTGATAAGTGccagagagaaaagagaaagaccATTAATGGAGATGATCTGTTATGGGCCATGACAACTCTTGGGTTTGAGAACTATTTGAGGCCTTTGAAGGTTTATCTTAACAAGTATAGAGAAACTGAAGGAGAGAAGAACATCATGGGTAGACAAGGTGACCAAGAAGCTAATTCTAGCAGTTCTACCAGTCAATTGGTGCCAACTGATCAGAGAAACCTTCAGGATTTTAATAGTGGGTTTAATAAATTTGGAGATGAAGGAAAGGTCATCCGTTATGGATAA
- the LOC122082746 gene encoding 15-cis-phytoene desaturase, chloroplastic/chromoplastic gives MLSLPFPKPSSLCFSLSHELYKHHSHSRSQLSRFKTKAIQISIPPKESDAPTVKTTGVVIVGAGLAGLAAATRLNSEDIPFILVEASDAVGGRVRTDVVDGFLLDRGFQIFITAYPEAQKILDYETLDLQKFYSGALVYYDGQFHTVADPLRHFPEALQSLANPIGTVLDKLLIGLKRIQVLGRSEEEIFSADEVPIIDLLKKTGFSDSIIDRFFRPFFGGIFFDTELETTSRLFDFIFKCLALGNNTLPARGIAAIPEQIAAKLPPGSISLNSRVVTIDFNRSESKPPTVKLQSGEILRSELGVIVAVEEPEANKLLAGKLTVELTGSRPARSTVCLYFSAEQAPVREPVLFLNGSGKGIVNNMFFATNVASSYGPGETLVSVSVIGMCEGVSDDDLTAKVVRELSGWFGSSTVESWKHLRTYRIGFAQPNQSPPTNLKKDPKIGSGVYVCGDHLTSATFDGALVSGRRAAEALLKDRALVAV, from the coding sequence ATGCTCTCTCTCCCATTCCCAAAACCATCTTCACTGtgtttctctctttcccatGAACTCTACAAACACCACAGCCACTCCCGATCTCAATTGAGCAGATTCAAAACTAAAGCCATACAGATCTCCATCCCACCCAAGGAATCTGACGCCCCAACCGTTAAAACCACCGGAGTCGTCATCGTCGGGGCAGGGCTCGCCGGTTTAGCCGCTGCAACTCGGCTGAATTCAGAGGACATCCCCTTCATCCTTGTGGAAGCTTCAGATGCCGTCGGAGGCCGTGTCCGAACTGACGTCGTTGACGGGTTTTTACTGGACCGAGGGTTTCAGATCTTCATCACCGCTTACCCTGAAGCCCAGAAAATCCTAGACTACGAAACCTTAGATCTCCAGAAATTCTACTCTGGCGCTCTTGTCTATTACGACGGCCAATTCCACACTGTCGCGGATCCGCTGCGACATTTTCCAGAAGCGTTACAGAGCTTGGCGAACCCAATCGGAACAGTCCTCGACAAATTGCTCATCGGATTGAAGAGAATTCAAGTACTCGGTAGATCCGAGGAAGAGATATTCTCGGCAGATGAGGTTCCGATCATTGATTTACTCAAGAAGACGGGGTTTTCTGATTCTATCATCGACCGCTTCTTCCGGCCGTTCTTTGGAGGGATCTTTTTTGATACAGAGCTAGAGACAACGTCTAGATTATTCGATTTCATCTTCAAATGTCTTGCTTTAGGCAATAATACGCTTCCCGCTAGAGGAATCGCTGCGATTCCCGAACAAATTGCAGCGAAGCTTCCCCCTGGTTCGATTTCTTTGAATTCAAGGGTCGTTACGATCGACTTCAACAGATCAGAGTCAAAGCCACCAACCGTGAAGCTACAGAGCGGGGAGATCTTGAGGAGCGAGCTAGGAGTGATTGTTGCTGTAGAAGAACCAGAAGCCAATAAGCTTTTGGCGGGAAAGCTTACGGTCGAACTGACGGGTAGCCGGCCCGCCCGGAGCACCGTATGCTTGTATTTCTCAGCGGAGCAGGCTCCGGTTCGAGAACCGGTTCTATTTCTTAATGGTTCAGGCAAGGGGATCGTCAATAACATGTTTTTCGCGACCAATGTGGCTTCGTCCTATGGTCCAGGGGAGACGTTAGTATCAGTCTCGGTTATCGGGATGTGTGAGGGTGTTTCGGATGATGATTTGACGGCTAAGGTGGTCCGGGAACTCTCAGGTTGGTTTGGGAGTTCCACCGTCGAGTCGTGGAAGCATTTGAGAACGTATCGTATCGGATTCGCACAACCAAACCAAAGCCCACCAACGAATCTGAAGAAAGACCCAAAGATTGGGTCAGGGGTGTATGTGTGTGGCGATCACCTCACCTCGGCCACCTTTGATGGGGCTTTGGTTTCAGGAAGGAGAGCAGCTGAGGCTTTACTGAAGGATAGAGCATTGGTTGCAGTGTGA